Part of the Antedon mediterranea chromosome 6, ecAntMedi1.1, whole genome shotgun sequence genome, AATGATGAACATAGGTAAACTAGCCTAGACAGTcagtctagtagtaggcctactacttaactactacagtactattttaCTAATAGCCTTGAGGGTTgaggcctatttatttattaaataataaatattatttataattcgTTTTTATTACGCCTTCTTTGAtatatttaacataaatattatcaatatattaattgattaataatatcaatgcagtcaaaaaacattattatgtaGCCCAGGTCCCTATGAATTAATGTAGtgtaagcctaggcctacagtacttcTACACACTAGCCTATCCTTCAAATCCTAGAAAGGACGGTCGTAAGCCTATATATGCGCCCACCAAGTGACAAGGCGCGGTATAAATTAAGAGCGGCCTACCGTAGCTTTTGCTATGAGCACAACTGAGTCTTGGCTTGCTAAAGTTACATCGGGATCCGTCTTAATTATATGCTTAATTCTTGTAAGTGGAAGTTTAGATATTCTGTTTGGTTTTTCATTTTTGTCACATTCAACTGTTTCGTTTGTTTCTACTTCTTCAGGTTCTTCTTCAACTTCCATTTCGCGGGTTTCTTCCGTGGCCGCCGCCATTTTTGTATGAACTTTGACATGCccataaattgttatattagcTATAACTATAAGAATTgaatttaatcaaaataaacaattaattgtcgATCATAAAGTAAAATTTATCATATTTGATTAAACAGAATTCCGGAATTAACTTAGTAAATTTAGAGTAGGCATATTTTGGTCGGCAGAAACGAAATGTTATATCTTTATCGCCGCAACGTACACATGAGTACAGACCGTACAAACGGTAGGCTCGTACCAATAGGCCGAgggatttatttttttttattcaattatgaACAAATTACAGGTCATTTAAAGAGTAAACTGTTATAATTCATATAGTTGCAATAAAAAACGATTGAAACTATATTTAAACTATAAAATTTACAAACATAAAGATacaaacatttacaatattaatatattacatgaaaaacacaaaatcattatatttaaatgacAGCTTTAAAAAGGTTTTTAAATGCTTTGGTTGTTTCCATTGATTAAAGGTCTACAGTTTcccattttatatttaaaaaaataaactgcaCTTTATTTTCCAGTAAAAATCATATTCTTGACGTGTATGCCTAGTACACACCAAAAGTGATAAGGCATGACCCTATGAAACAATAATGGTGCACCATACTTTTATCAGATTGCTATTAAATTTACcgttgtttttttgtattttaattcgAAAGAGATTAGAGAttactaaagtaggcctacgagTACGTACGATTCTTTTTTCATGAACAGATTTGTTTATACAAACAATTCCTACTCATGCAACACATTATTTTGAGGAGGCCTCATGCAGTTggcctattttatttatattaaaagaaaaatgtttttaggATCCGATCGGAGGCCCTTGTAATTTCATCAAGATTATTATGATAACGAATTGTTGTTAATTAGCAGCCACTCGCAAATCATTTCCGTCGAGTGCATGCAGCCTCTAGTCTGTCCAAACCACCAGTGATGTATCCAAAGGCTGGATGTGAATCTGCAATGTCATCGCAGTTAAAAAAGTGATTCTCCATGGAGAGGGAgccaacaagatggcggctgcaatcgaccaatcagatGCCCTACGTAGTACGCACTGCTATCATATGTGTTGAGCATATCTGCGTAAGAACGATAAGCAACGCAGCGTATTAATAACGCGAACGCATTCTATGGATCCtcgtatacaaaaaatgctagattACAAAGAAATTATTTCATTCCATTGtgattaacaataacattataacaataaaaacttcactgtgctttgacaaaaatatgtgttgtaatttatgtgatattaatgtattatatttgattattattttttatatgttggAATCATttttcagtctggagtacgCCCTCTAGCCTTCAGCTTATTACATCTCGCTGGTCTAAAATCGTACTCGCAATAGTGGGAGTAGTACTTACTTTCCGCTTGACTAAACTTCACGGTCCAGCAGTCAATCTCCCGGATCATCAAGACCGCAACACACCAATTATCcaacacacacgtcacaccgTCGTATTTTTCGCGCAAAAAGTGTCTACATACTCTACAACCCACCACCACAGCTGGTTTTCAGTTTTGCCATTAATATTCACAGAATTAGAAGAAGTATATTACGATGTCTGTAAAAAAAGTAGCAAATAAGGTAAATTGTGATGTTTTTACTCCAAATAGAAAGAGTGTATCTGTGTAGGCTATCCCTCAACTCAAAAGAagggccaggcctagctaggtataTGTTTGTGGTATAgctagactaggctaggcctagcctagtttagTAGTACTAAGCTAGTTAGGCCGGCCAGGCCAGGCCaggccaggctaggcctactttgtaGCCTACGCATATTAGGCTAGGTAAGCCTCTAGACCCCTCCATATAGAACTACTAATTAGCCCATCCCATGAATGCCTGCCCAACCAAGCTGGGTTGAACTACTTAGTAGTAagtaataatgaatgaataggcctagcctaggatttacagtaatcaataataatgtatataattatagatacacagtgtttactaggcctagatttGTTGATTTCAATTTCTAGTACTGCtgtatgcctaggcctactgttgctAGGCCTATAGGGATCTCCGCCTACTGtatagtagtatagtagtaggAGATAATATTTTTAGCTGAGTCATACAGAATACTTTTATTGGGTCGATTTATTGTCCCACAAATCCAATTTTTGGACAAAGTAATGAGGTAAATttattactattactgtatgtgttgtttacaattattttttaaagagaaAATATCTTTTATTGCAGCATACATTGCTATTAAGTTtaaagatgtacagtattgtccaccaaaaacatgaaaaatgaagattaattaaatcaaactttgaatatgttattttgtagttttaataaagtgaatcacttccgtagaaaaaaataacatgataaatggttaaattcaaccaaaaatccattgactggcagccaatttgaccatttttttgctttaaattacagttttttcaggttactaatttttttttcaatccaatttttggtcgaagtcaataactattaggtgacattcaaatggcatattcaaaacaaaaaaattgaaaaaaattatttttctgggggacaatacatctttaggtattatattgttaaaattaaattaattatattaaaattatcaaatattaaCAATTCAATAGGTGGAATCATTGCattttgattttcttttgtttgtCTTTGAACACTGCATAAAGAAAACCAATAAAAATGATAAGGGAATAGGAGTTTGTGATCgttgtattcaccaatcactAAGTGATAATACTaagtcaataataataatttccttTAAGTTTAAGTGGTATTCATTTATACaggataattattaaatttatattggGTGTTTCCCTTTATCAGGGCATCACGTATGCAAAACCCAGGAGAGcaacaaatcgctctcctcaaatcaccgaggagagcaattcgctctccttgaaaaaattttaaatcgctctcctcaaatgtttatgtaaatatgtaaaaaaattacaattattaattttttgtacacattttttttcccaACAGGGGTGGggataacccccccccccccccgccgggcacaacaaatgtatactgtacctctccCCTAAAATCCCCCACACCCACCTTCACACAATATTTTCCGTGGGGATCGTAATATTCTACAGTAAAAAAACtcaagccaattttttttttatggcctgGGTAGATTGGGTTTCAGGAGCCTGGAGAATCCTGTCCTGGCCAACTATGCCTTTAGCCTagcttttctagcctagcttgttggcctagaaatcagacagaacacctgaaaagtatttacctgcaattcataaattatacaattctaatatgcaacagccattaaaatattgataataagttacaaaagtgtcattttaaaataattaagaaagatatttgatcgtgtttacatgtgtcacacatggGCGCACGCACAATAGGGGAGGGCTGAGAGAGCTTCTAGAAGATGCTGACGTCACACGTCAGCACATGTTTTTAGgaggatttgagtgaccaaaattggttagaactttcgaagaaataatccatcttcaaaatgatataattaaagcaaccagcagctaagcttttttaaataataaacattatatttaggcctcctatattaatgtttccttttaaaattagatatattttattaactcgttccataaaaacataaagggaaaaattattggttgggacatgatcttcctgtaaaggaggtgtttctatgacaccgtactggttgcactatgaggcgatgaagtaaactcgcccttgaatgcgcgcaggcaggggaatcccctttgttGGTGGTACCTCGCACTGGAGCGCGATGAATTGCTCTCCTTTTCGAAGGTTGTTGATTGCGATCGCGCTCGCGATCCTTAAAAACGAGGGACTGCCATTAGGCTTGTAGctttataacttagcttatatattattagcctaggcctagattggttttaactttaaaaaatccaggtgtttttaggcctcttgacagaaaaatcaacactgtcaaaagctaggctctattttgaaaattaaggagcgcgataaattgctctcctcgaagCCTGTTGAGGAGCGCGGAGGAGCGCGGTCGCGCAGGCGCTCCTTATAAATGATGCCCTGCTTTATCTaaaagtgtgaatggtgaataaaGCACGGTCTTCACAATCTGTTTTGACTAGTTGTCAAGAGGCAATTGATTGGGCCAGTGGTTGTCATGTATGAATTGATTCACACTAAGGTCTATTCTTTTCCGTTCAATAGGAACAACTTCTATTCTTTCTATCTTACTACATAGTACATACACTACAAAACTAGTATACTAGTATACTAGTATACAGCACTATTTATAGTATATCTGATTGATGTGTTGTAAAATTTAAACTAaatcatatataaatataaatatatttagatgtATGGCAGACATTTTAATGACTGTCAACTTCGCATGTATGCGAATAGGCTAGTTGTACTGGCTGTATAACATCTTCAACGAGTCTAATTGTATTGACATTCTATAATAAAACGAAAGCCAATGAACCATTCTATATTTTGATGCAAACATTTGTAGGGCTTACTATATTGAAAATTTGAGGATAAAAATGTCAgtttgaaatgaaaataaagcaCTACTGTATTTGATTATTTAGAACAAGACAGGCAAGGTGGTAGTAGGGATGTGGACACCTCAAATTATCTATGTCTTGTAGGTCAgcgctaggctactactactatataTTGGCTAGCTTGGCCTAGCTAGCTGTACAAATTgctaaaaaacattataataaaaatacatttgcttGTAGAAATGTCTGatgaacattttgttttattatttattttatcaaattattaatagtttaattGCTAAATAATACTACCCTGTCAAAATATGTGTTTATTCTTGCCATGGAGGTATTCTTGcgttaataaaaaaatgagcTCGCAAGCAGGAAATACCCTCACTGAAATGTACTGGTGGCAGTACAGAACAATGGGTCAATAAACATCCGGCAGTCAATGGGTTTTAAAGAACCCCGATCTGTTTGCATCACTTCACTGTCAGATAGGTAGCTTTCTAGCCAATCTGTAATACCTCAATGAGTCTAGGAAAGCAAATTAATCATGAACTGAGCTGTAGGGACAAATATGTTTTACACAATATGAATGATTGGATGCCACTTTGTATCAAGGACTATTTAATTGGAAGCCTTTCTACTGCCAATAATGCAGTAGAAAACAAGCCTTGAATGTAAATAAGGAAACCACTCTACTGTACTACCCAGACTACCTAATAACTTAATTACACTTTACTATCAGTACTGTGTAGAAGAATTAATCAGTAAGATTGACTTGCTGTACTGTGTGTTCTtgtcattaaattaattaattttactcataatgtaaaaattatgttttgattAATTGCATGCAATTAGTGAATTTTCATTGCAATACAAGCTCTTTGTATTCATTCAACAGGATGTGCTGTAGTGCATTATTGCTAATAAGTCCTTTTATGATTCCTTTTATCTCCATGAGATAAAGAGCATTCAATTACAATTGcctattttaatttcaaaagataaattaaaagtttataTTGTAATGGATTCAGATTTATACTTGCCTCAATATACAATAACCATATCAATACGCAGTGGACTAAATGTAATCTTTAATCTCCTTTTAtgagtgctgccaccaaacaGTACTCATTCCTTCCACAACAGAGGCTGGGAGATGGACCTCCTACTTTTCCCTATGATACACTGGGTGGGTGGCGCATGCACACAAGTTATGTGTACAGTACACTGCACTTCCAATTTAAAATTATCTGAGAAGAGTGTTCTACCATCCAATTAACTAACTTTATAATGTAGCCAACGTCATACATTTGATACAATTCttcctttttgtattgtatttttaatagttttaataattttatgataCAAGAAGCTTTTAATCTGTATGTATTATACTTAACCTAgcttttaatgtatatttgtgtatttagtTGTAATCTTCTGAATTTGTATAGtatatcttttttttgtatatttcatgCCAATTTcaaatgaatttccatttttattacTATGGACAATAAAATAGTATCGGTATCAGTATGATCGAGGAGAATCTGTGCCCATTTGCAGATATAATTTGCGACTCAACTTGGCCAATCGGATCTGTTCTGTACTTTGCATactttaaattataaacaaaatttaaaaagattatATAACAATTTAGGTACTACATTATATAACGCAACCAAGGAACTAAGTTTTTACACTGTACCCAGATCAATATgtacaaattaaaaagattTTGCAAGCAATTTTTCATTTCAGTGTGGTTGTTGCACTGTATGCCAAAACGCATTATCTGTAATTTTTCTTGAGGTGTGCCCGAGTTTTAAAGTTTCATCTTTATTGTATTTTTCCAGAAAGAATTTGATGCAGAGATTGCGGGCGCCAGCGGACTTGTTGTCGTGGATTTTTTTGCGACTTGGTGTGGCCCCTGTAGAGCGATTTCTCCAAAAGTAGAGGTAATAACATTTTACAACCATGGACATTTCCTGCGTTCAGGATGAAATAAAGTTTATCTGCATCCATGAAAATGAAAACCTATTTCAATAACCAATATCAATAACCAGTGTTTTCTTCTCAAATATTTTCcataaaatgtgtatttatacCTTATGACTTCTTACAAGCTGAATTTCAACACATGAAGATTTGGCATCGTGTATGTTCTATTACGAGTTGCATTTTGTAATTTCCTGCTTcagtttttaaaatcaattttgtgACATTTCTGTGTGTGAACTCACCAAAAAGCCAGTCCAATGATATGTACATTGTATAATAATCATGGACATAATGAATatccttaaaataaaaaaaataataataaaattgaatcGTTGTTTGTTCTATTTAATGGGGCACATCGACAGaaatatagtataaaaaaacaatataacaaaaaacattcattattaaatCATATACATTTGATAAAACTACAATTTACCAAATTAAGACTGTGATTTCTGTATTTTGTCAACAGTCCATGGCTGCAGAATTTACCACCGTTCTCTTCTtgaaagttgatgttgatgagaATTCTGTAagtttcaaatttattttattatttgttgcaATTAATTCTCAATAGAACTATAGAAATGGAAGCTGTGGATGTCAATTGTCATTCCGCTGTGGATGCCATTCCGTTGTGGATGTCAATTGTCATTCCGCTGTGGATGCCATTCCGTTTTAGATGTCATTCCGCTGTGGATGCCATTCCACTGCAGATGCCATTCCGCTGTGGATGTCAATTGTCATTCCGCTGTGGATGCCATTCCGCTGTGGATGTCATTCCACTGTGGATGCCGTTCTGCTGTGTATGTCATTCTGCTGTAGATACCATTGCACTGCAGATGTGCTGCCATTCCGCTGTGGATGCCATTGCACTACGGATGCCACTCCACTGTAGATACCATTCCGCTGCAGATGTGCTGCCATTCCGCTGCGTATACTGCTAGCTGAACATCTCCCATTTACTACACATACAACAACTGACTGCTGGTGGAAACCATCCATCAACAACATTTCTTGGCAAATCAATGCTTTCTGGAAAACAGGCTTACTAATAaagaatactgtatttaaaaataacaatacatattaCAGTTTTAACTCTAATTTTAAATAGGACACCGCTGAGGCAGAAGAAATTAGTGCGATGCCTACTTTTAAATTCTATAAGAATGGAGCAAAGGTATGGgcttacatatttttatacttcttttttattattaatttggtGAGAGTCGCAAAACGTCTGATTGaattacttaataataataataaatgaaaacttgtCTAGCGCCAGTGTCCCCCATCCATGTGGCACCCATGGCACTTTATGCATTAGCAAAGTGCGAgtacatcagcgaatagcgacgtcttcaggttggtcttgaaactgttcaGACTAGTTTGAGAATTTAACTGTTGCTAGTAAACTGTTCCATATAGTTCACTGCAACGTAAAAAGATCACTGATTTTTTGCTCTATGCTCTTGAACAAGGTTTTCTGAAattgatcgtaggcctctgcaGGATGATTCataacgatccacaaggtcagataagTAAGCTTAGCTCCCTGATGCAAAGCTACAGTACTTTgctgtaattaaattataatcttgGTGCTGTACCAGCTGTTGCTTCATTGGGCTAGAACCTAACCCCAGCCATCAGCTCAAACAAACTGATTGCCTGCCtggaattaataataataataataataatagttcattcttatatagcgcatataagcaagctctcaatgcgctgaacattattaccccagtcatttttttttgggGATCAAACAcgatggaaacatactcccataatgcagctagtaatcagcgcaaagttgtgtcttgatctaaccgggtacccatttatacacctgggtggagagaggcaaacgtaagtaaagtatcttgcctaaggatacaagcaatgcggcgagatcagtaatccaacgtccaacaGGGTTTTGAATGagaattttttttctcaaatatgTACTTGATATACAATTCACTTTACAGTAGAGCAAAATATCTCATCAATTAACATAGCCACCTGAGCCTGGTTATTTCGCAgtagttattaaattatttttcaatcacCAAATTGGTAactgaaaaataatttcaaaatcaaTGGATATACTTTGTACAGAAATTCAGTTTGTGTTTTGGTAATCGTTCCCTGATCTTTGGTTGTGTTTTCAAAAACTTTGTACGTGTAAAAAAGATGAAGTacaatatatgaaataaaattggTAACCACTAATAAAACTGGTGAAATGATatacaaatacagtaatattattgaacatctctttctctctctctgatattatttcttatttatccttcttacatagtaggcctactgtatatttatatatatttattttttatatctttaattttgtatttttatattgtaatttattttttgtattaactGTTTGTATAGTTTGAGGGTCCCTCATGATCAGCTTATGCTGTATgtatcaccctcattaaatatttcCTTTTAGGAGGCTAGGCCAAGGGCTAAACCATTACCCACAAGCGTAATTTGGGACGCGTGGTTGAATGTGCGGTTGCTCACTGTACTGTGTAAATGAATGTGCAAAACAAAAATCCTGTACGATGATAAATTGTGCAAGTGACAATCCTCAATTGACAAGATGTGTGTGATATTACAATATGAATTGATATATGTTGATTAATGTTTTATCCTATTTTTGTCTCGGTGCAGGTTGACGAATTAACTGGGGCCAATGAAGCTAAACTGAGAGGACTCAtcgaaaaacacaaataataataatacaagaaTCATTAAACCAATTTTGGTATTTTTCTATCGTAATATACAGAGAAGTAAAAGTAAAATGACTTAAATTTAGAGATAGTCTTATTGTTAATTAGGTACAATAAGTTCGAAATTATACCCACCAGTAACCAAAGCCTTCATCGCGCTATAGATTAGTCTCTTTGATACAATTAACCACAATAACTAGTTTGACTAAAACCAAACAGATGATTAACAGACCAGAGCAGGTTAACTTGGAGAGTCATGTAATATTAAATCGTTTTCATTGCTTTTAATAAATTTCAgagcaataaaatatttttgcttgATTGTGTTTTGAACTGAATGTAATTGTAATAGTTTAGTTACTTCTAAGcacattcttttttaaatatatatttgtcattttgttatatttagtaTTCGCCATGTTGAGTTGTTGTATTCCTTATTCCATTCAATTGTTAAAAGAAAATCAAACAGGATATCTATTCAGAAATAACACCAAATGTATAaccttgattttttttatactaaCAAACAAAATTGTGTAGGATTACAGAGCTTACCGAGTTTTCATTTGTTACTAGCCACGTTTGTACACACTGTTAGTTATTATGTTAAGATCTTTAAGCCCATGTATCTTTCTGTGTGTGACAATAATaagtaattaaatacaaaaaaatagtgTTACAGCATTTAAAATCAGGTGGTTTAATGAATGAATTTCattctattaaataaaatgtatgtcaAAAATGTCTGTTAGTGGTGTGCTTTTAATTGTATAATAGAGTAGAAACCTGTATTAAGGTGACACCTTCGAGGACTAACAAAGTGCCCTTGGGGGTTGGtcatatttccccttgtttgttttagTGTCCGcttactattactgtataaacTATAGGCCAAATATGTAGGCAATGCACCAGTAGCCGATGCAGAAATCTGAAGTAAGGAGAGGTGGGGTACTAGTAGTGTAAATGAAGTGCTGAAGAGGGGAAAGTCCGTACTTTGTTAGTCACATCTTGAACCCGCCTATGTGTACCTTGAATTAGTGTGTTGTAAAGTGTGTTTAAAATAATCCTTcacttttgattggtcaattcgcttgtgTTGTGGCTTGCATTCCTGcgctgcgtcctagtgggaaccgaACATATTGAGTACTTTGATTAATTTAAATTCTTGATGACGtgtaaaaaaaaagggaaaaccCCAAACCAGACTCTACGGCAGAACACTTTGTAACACCTCAATTTCATGTGAAACGAACGAGAGAAATTCTGAAAACATCTCACAAAATACATAGTCAGGGGACATCGATATGAACATGCCTCGAAGAATTGTGTGTGGCACTGAAGGCACCCAGTATCTGATATTTGGTTGCCCTCTAAATTTCTTAAAAAAACCTTAGTGGCGTCTGAAATGAGCAAGATCAAGAATAGACTGTGTTCTTGTATTCCACAACCGATAAAACATTGTCATCTGGCTTGGTTGTTTATTTTAGTGCCCCAAGTACATTTGTGGGCTTCCCCGAA contains:
- the LOC140052115 gene encoding DNA polymerase epsilon subunit 4-like; this encodes MEVEEEPEEVETNETVECDKNEKPNRISKLPLTRIKHIIKTDPDVTLASQDSVVLIAKATEMFLHHFTRSAYVQTAKGKRKTMQKKDIDISVDLTDEYAFLEGMLD
- the LOC140052610 gene encoding thioredoxin-like, encoding MSVKKVANKKEFDAEIAGASGLVVVDFFATWCGPCRAISPKVESMAAEFTTVLFLKVDVDENSDTAEAEEISAMPTFKFYKNGAKVDELTGANEAKLRGLIEKHK